The DNA region TTGCCGAGCTGGTTCAGGCCAAGGGTCCGCACCGCGCAAGCCTGTTTCTGCAGATCCTTGCCAATCTGGCCTCGGATACAGAAGTGCGGACGCTGGCCTCTGATGCCTACCTGCCGGATCCCTCGGGGTTCATGACGGCCGGCGTCAACAAGGCTCTTGGCTACATCAACGAGAACCTGACCGAGGATTTCAGCGAGGAAGATCTGGCCAAGACGGCCGGGATGACGACCTCGGCCTTCTCGCGCAGTTTCCGCAAGCACACCGGCATGGGGGTGGTCGAATACGTCAACCGCCACCGCATCAACTTGGCCTGCCAGATGCTGATGAACGAAGCCGACAAGAGCATCACCGACATCTGCTTTGCGGTCGGGTTCAACAACCTTTCCAACTTCAACCGTCAGTTCCTTCGACGAAAGGGAATGCCGCCAAGCCGGTTCCGCGCGCTGCTGGAGGACAACCGCGCCGTCGCCGCCTGATCCAAGCCTGAATTGAGTTACTGGCCGCGCCCGACTCTCGGTGCGCAGCTCGGCCGGTCATGGTCCGTCATTGGGCCTGCAAGCGCGCAACCGGGACACGAAATGACGTCTTCGGACGAACAGAGACGATTTGCCTTAACCTCAGGGAGAGAGACCATGAAACTGACCAAGGTGTTGTTGATGGCCGGAACGGCGCTGACCGGCCTTGCCGGCGCGGCCATGGCCCAGGAAGCGGCGACCGTTGCCTTCCTGATGCCCGACCAGGCGTCCACGCGATACGAAGAGCACGACTATCCCGGCTTCAAGGCAGAAATGGCCAAGCTTTGCCCGGACTGCACGGTGATCTACCAGAACGCCAATGCCGATGTGGCGCTGCAGCAGCAGCAGTTCAACTCGGTCCTGGCGCAAGGCGCGAAGGTCGTCGTGCTGGACCCGGTGGACAGCGCAGCCGCAGCCGCGCTCGTGACCCTGGCCCAGTCGCAGGGCGTCAAGGTCATCGCCTATGACCGTCCGATTCCGGATGCCCCGGCAGATTATTATGTGTCCTTCGACAATCAGGGCATTGGCCAGGCCATCGCGCAATCGCTGGTCGATCACCTGAAGGCGAAGGGCGTGCCGGATGGCGCCGGCGTGTTGCAGATCAACGGGTCGCCCACCGATGCGGCAGCCGGCCTGATCCGCGACGGCATCGATTCTGCCCTGGACGCATCGCCCTACAAGACGCTGGCCGAGTTCGACACGCCCGACTGGGCACCGCCCGAAGCCCAGCAGTGGGCCGCTGGCCAGATCACCCGCTTTGGCTCTGAAATCGTCGGCGTGGTTGCGGCGAACGACGGCACCGGCGGCGGCGCCATCGCGGCCTTCAAGGCGGCCGGGGTTGACCCGGTTCCCCCGGTCACCGGCAACGATGCCACCATTGCCGCGCTGCAGCTGATCATCTCGGGCGACCAGTACAACACGATCTCGAAGCCGTCCGAAATCGTGGCGGCCGCCGCGGCGAATGTTGCCGTGGCGTTCCTGAAGGGTGAAACGCCGCAAGCCAAGACCACGCTTTACAACACGCCCTCGGAACTGTTCGTTCCGGCTGTGGTCACCGCGGAAAACATCAAGGCCGAGATCTTCGACAAGG from Neotabrizicola shimadae includes:
- a CDS encoding ABC transporter substrate-binding protein — protein: MKLTKVLLMAGTALTGLAGAAMAQEAATVAFLMPDQASTRYEEHDYPGFKAEMAKLCPDCTVIYQNANADVALQQQQFNSVLAQGAKVVVLDPVDSAAAAALVTLAQSQGVKVIAYDRPIPDAPADYYVSFDNQGIGQAIAQSLVDHLKAKGVPDGAGVLQINGSPTDAAAGLIRDGIDSALDASPYKTLAEFDTPDWAPPEAQQWAAGQITRFGSEIVGVVAANDGTGGGAIAAFKAAGVDPVPPVTGNDATIAALQLIISGDQYNTISKPSEIVAAAAANVAVAFLKGETPQAKTTLYNTPSELFVPAVVTAENIKAEIFDKGINTPEQVCTGEYVEGCKALGIIQ
- a CDS encoding AraC family transcriptional regulator; its protein translation is MKPDLEVVQIGRGQSFTAWEHGYPFHTVRWHFHPELEIHYVAATSGHYYIGDFIGDFAPGNLVLTGPNLPHNWISTHGVEGSVPLRSRVVQFPEDLLLRIAELFPDTRGFSDVFSLSRRGALFSDRCSQLCAPLLAELVQAKGPHRASLFLQILANLASDTEVRTLASDAYLPDPSGFMTAGVNKALGYINENLTEDFSEEDLAKTAGMTTSAFSRSFRKHTGMGVVEYVNRHRINLACQMLMNEADKSITDICFAVGFNNLSNFNRQFLRRKGMPPSRFRALLEDNRAVAA